Proteins encoded by one window of Haematobia irritans isolate KBUSLIRL chromosome 2, ASM5000362v1, whole genome shotgun sequence:
- the Spf45 gene encoding splicing factor 45 codes for MDLYDDIDTKPKASQIDGWSSGIKMLQTQLAIKKAGLPKPRETAKKPVLMAPVVNLKSKKLQSSEEASIKTADSKPIIQAQSLVPSLENIKTDDWDFVDEYDPSWPNEYEKLKEKKNNVKEKGREERDRSDRNTRGDRDRDRKRNRRNSRNRESPPVKFSGFGQRVADEDRYSPPSQAPPGSSKGGVTIAPPPSLQEISIANDGDPSSNVTIPYSATSVAAKIMAKYGFKDGQGLGKQEQGMSMALQVEKTSKRGGRIIHERDVFLPPPQPAVTSGNNAVPVPIANMAPPALPAASSLPSTESDSNPSITEIMKAPSKVVLLRNMVGPGDVDDELEPEVKDECNTKYGDVNKVLIHEAFGTTPEDAVKIFVEFKRMESAIKAVVDLNGRFFGGRQVRAGFYDFDKFRNLDLS; via the exons atggaTTTATATGATGATATAGATACAAAGCCAAAAGCGTCCCAAATAGATGGATGGTCTTCTGgaataaaaatgttgcaaacacAGTTAGCTATTAAGAAAGCGGGCCTACCCAAACCCAGGGAGACGGCAAAAAAACCAGTG cTAATGGCGCCGGTTGTCAATTTGAAGTCTAAAAAGTTGCAATCATCCGAGGAAGCTTCTATCAAGACAGCTGACAGTAAACCAATCATTCAAGCACAGTCTCTTGTGCCATCTTTGGAAAACATTAAAACAGATGATTGGGATTTCGTTGACGAATATGATCCATCGTGGCCAAACGAATATGAAAAGTTAAAAGAAAAGAAGAACAATGTTAAAGAAAAAGGACGTGAAGAACGAGATAGAAGTGATCGAAATACTCGCGGCGATAGAGATAGGGATAGAAAACGTAATAGGCGAAATTCTCGAAACCGAGAATCTCCCCCTGTTAAATTTAGTGGGTTTGGACAGCGCGTTGCCGATGAAGACCGATATAGTCCTCCATCGCAGGCACCACCCGGATCTAGTAAAGGCGGTGTTACTATTGCTCCCCCACCTTCGTTACAAGAAATTTCAATCGCAAATGACGGTGATCCATCATCAAATGTTACAATACCCTACTCTGCGACTTCTGTGGCCGCAAAAATTATGGCCAAGTATGGATTCAAAGATGGTCAAGGATTGGGCAAGCAAGAGCAGGGCATGTCTATGGCTTTGCAAGTGGAAAAGACATCGAAACGTGGCGGTCGTATTATACATGAGCGCGATGTGTTCTTACCTCCACCACAACCCGCTGTGACAAGTGGTAATAACGCAGTACCTGTTCCAATTGCAAACATGGCACCGCCAGCATTGCCAGCAGCCAGTTCTTTACCATCTACTGAATCAGACTCCAATCCCAGTATAACCGAGATAATGAAAGCACCTAGCAAAGTTGTTTTATTAAGG AATATGGTTGGGCCTGGGGACGTTGATGATGAATTGGAACCTGAAGTTAAAGATGAATGTAATACCAAGTATGGAGATGTTAACAAAGTTTTAATACATGAAGCATTTGGAACCACACCTGAAGAtgctgttaaaatttttgttgaattcaAACGAATGGAAAGTGCGATAAAAG ctGTGGTGGATCTTAATGGCCGTTTCTTTGGTGGAAGGCAAGTACGAGCTGGGttttatgatttcgacaaattccGTAACTTGGATTTAAGTTAA
- the LOC142225466 gene encoding uncharacterized protein LOC142225466 — protein sequence MPETLELTDVIQEYFAKLNPIAERIYHDINDTKMNYGKLWDSLSSKEQSDIINDTLIKPEISLHYFDTPTPNSANSQTSTDSLTAIVLNDFHKQKKNDDGNKPNLSTKQFGTTFNTDECYAFDGRDLRTYSIQQVALKIIHDEALGSFRDEYSRPFSYRTKSQMNLNLFQGNATDSKEVDRFQLNSLIKEPEPMDMESKKALLNYQRLQCELKKSLNQNLKNSRTGDTQKKSNGSIKPSSISSPPIEVEKNRKGVKHDAGISKDERINSTKSKSNNKSTSSIMQVFLNSSNSSAQVSSSIVNYAVYTDSFLEGEEKTNLMQNCGRSEFMSASSSSAATSEDDEYDCRTDKALDSEEVFLLDRDLNMRKGFDFLNNW from the coding sequence ATGCCTGAGACACTAGAGTTGACAGATGTTATACaagaatattttgctaaattaaACCCTATAGCCGAACGTATTTATCATGATATCAATGATACGAAAATgaattatggaaaattatggGATAGTCTTAGTTCAAAAGAACAAAGCGACATAATTAATGATACTCTCATAAAACCGGAAATATCTTTACATTATTTTGATACACCCACTCCAAATTCTGCGAACAGTCAGACTTCAACAGATTCCTTAACTGCAATAGTTTTGAATGATTTTCACAAGCAAAAGAAAAACGATGATGGTAATAAGCCAAATCTTTCAACAAAACAGTTTGGTACAACGTTTAATACTGATGAATGCTATGCTTTTGATGGAAGGGATTTAAGAACATATTCAATACAACAGGTTGCTCTCAAGATAATTCATGATGAAGCTCTTGGAAGCTTCCGTGATGAATACTCTCGACCATTCAGTTACCGTACGAAATCCCAAATGAATCTAAATTTGTTTCAAGGCAATGCTACGGACTCAAAAGAGGTTGATAGATTTCAGTTGAATTCTTTGATAAAGGAGCCTGAACCCATGGATATGGAATCAAAGAAAGCGTTGCTTAACTACCAAAGACTACAGTGTGAATTGAAGAAAAGCttgaaccaaaatttaaaaaattccagAACGGGAGACACACAAAAGAAGTCCAATGGCAGCATTAAACCTAGTAGCATATCTAGTCCACCGATAGAAGTGGAGAAGAACCGTAAGGGAGTAAAACACGATGCAGGTATTAGCAAAGATGAAAGGATAAACTCTACGAAATCAAAATCCAACAACAAATCGACATCTTCGATAATGCAGGTATTTTTAAATTCTAGTAATAGTTCGGCACAGGTATCCTCTAGCATTGTTAACTATGCTGTTTATACCGATTCATTTTTGGAAGGCGAAGAAAAAACGAATTTAATGCAGAATTGCGGGAGAAGCGAATTCATGTCCGCTTCATCGTCATCTGCAGCCACATCGGAAGACGATGAATACGATTGTAGAACCGACAAAGCTTTAGACTCGGAAGAAGTATTTCTCCTTGATAGGGACCTAAATATGCGCAAAGGATTTGATTTTCTTAACAATtggtaa
- the slmo gene encoding PRELI domain containing slowmo, translated as MKIWTSEHTFNHPWETVAQAAWRKYPNPMTPSIIGTDVVERKVVDGVLHTHRLVQSKWYFPKWTHKLIGTAKTCFASERSAVDPEKRQMVLKTINLTFCRHISVDEVLYYEPHPTDPSKTLLKQEASVSVHGVPLSHYMEDMLTSSISMNAGKGRQGLEWVIGRINSEVKGIAETAAKSTDDLIMTTRRSLDDMTESARKSMDEISAQAAKHMHI; from the coding sequence ATGAAAATCTGGACGTCAGAGCATACTTTCAACCACCCGTGGGAAACCGTTGCACAAGCAGCGTGGCGAAAATATCCCAACCCTATGACACCGTCCATCATTGGTACTGATGTAGTTGAGCGCAAAGTTGTTGATGGTGTCCTGCATACGCATCGCCTGGTTCAGTCTAAATGGTATTTCCCGAAGTGGACGCATAAACTCATTGGAACAGCAAAAACCTGCTTTGCAAGTGAAAGATCTGCCGTAGATCCGGAGAAGAGACAAATGGTGTTGAAGAcaataaatttaacattttgtcGTCACATATCTGTGGACGAAGTACTTTACTATGAACCTCATCCCACAGATCCTTCAAAAACGCTACTAAAACAAGAGGCTTCAGTCAGCGTGCATGGCGTGCCACTTTCCCATTACATGGAGGATATGTTAACATCAAGCATAAGTATGAACGCAGGAAAAGGTCGTCAAGGTTTGGAATGGGTTATAGGACGTATAAATTCTGAAGTAAAAGGTATTGCCGAGACAGCAGCCAAAAGCACAGACGATCTAATTATGACCACACGGCGTTCTTTGGATGATATGACGGAAAGCGCCCGGAAAAGTATGGATGAAATAAGTGCGCAGGCCGCAAAACACATGCACATTTAA